A stretch of DNA from Rhizobium sp. EC-SD404:
CCATGGCGGCGATATCCGACAAATTGACCATCACGCCGCACCAGCCGGCAAACCAGGGATCGGCTGCCACGAACTCGTTCATGAACCCTTCGATGGCGAAGAGCAGATAGCCTTCACCATCGGGCAAGGCCGCGCAGTCGTCGCCGACGGGAACCGCCTGGCCGCGCAGATCGAGTGCCCGCGCTGCGACTGAAATGTCGCGCTTGGCGCCGATGCCCGAACTGGCACGCAGCATCGCCACGATGGCCTCGAACGCATCGCCGGTCATGGTTACGCAGCCTTGCGCAGGAGTGCGTGAAACCCCGCTTCGGGTGACGAACAGGGCGGGTAATGGGCAAGGTCCGCCTGCATGCGCAGATGCGGCTTGCCGTGCAGGTCCACCACCTCCAGCGACTCCCAATGCATGCGCCGGAACAGTTCCTCGTTCTGCACCTGCACATGGGCGAGAAAAGTGTGACATCCCATCGCGTGGGCGGAAGAGACCGCAAGCCGGATCAGCGTTGCTCCGAGCGCCCCGACCCTGCGATAGTCGGCATGGACCGCGAGGCGCGAGCCCCACCACAGGCCGGGCTCTTCCTCGTGAATGCGCACCGTGCCGACGACATCGTCGGCCACCACGCCCAACATCGACAGGGCAACGATCGGAATCGCACGCGCGTCGATCGCATCGCGATCATCACCCGCGAAGATGCCTTGTTCCTCGCAGAAAACGCGCCGTCTGAGATCGTGCGCGCGTTCCCGTTCCCAGGTGCAGGTCGCGAACTTCACCTGGTATTCGGCAGCCCGAAAAGCATGGATCGGTTCGAACATCATGCTGTCAGCTTCCGCTCATAGGTGGACAGTGCCGAGCAGGCGCCGCACTTGCCACACCCCGCCTTGATGTCGGTGGATTTCAGGCCGGCAGCCACGAGCATTCCCGAAAGCGGCTTCAGGATCTGGTGCATGAACTCGGGCGCCGGCGACGGGTGGCTCTCGAGCGGCGTGCCGGAAATCGGCACAAAGGGCACGACGAAGGGATAGACGCCGATTGCGACGAGCCTTTCGCTGATATCGAGGATCGCTTCCCGCGTGTCTCCGAGACCGGCGAGGATATAGGTCGATACCTGTCCCCGCCCGAACACCTCGACGGCGGCCTCGAATGCGCTCATGTATTTCGAGATCGGAACCTGCGCCTTTCCAGGCATGATCCGGGCGCGCACCTCGGGCGTCACGGCCTCGAGATGCATGCCCAGCGCATCGATGCCGGCATCGCGCATGCGCCCAAACCAGGCATCGTCTTCCGGCGGCTCACACTGTCCTTGGATCGGCAGGTCGACCGCGGCCTTGATCGCGGCGGCACTTTCAGCGAGCACCGCCGCGCCACGGTCGTCGCCCTTCGGCGTGCCGGTGGTCATGACCATGTGCTTGACGCCATCGAGCTCGACGGCGGCCTTGGCGACTTCTGCCAGTTGGCCAGGCGTCTTGTGGGCGATCGTTCGGCCCGCGGCCAGCGACTGGCCGATGGCGCAGAACTGGCAGGTCTTCGTGCGGCTCTGGTAGCGAATGCAGGTCTGCAGCACGGTGGTCGCGAGAACGTCGCGGCCATGCAGCACGGCGATCTGCGAATAGGGGATTCCGTCGGCCGTGCTCAGATCGTAAAATCGCGGCCGAAGCGGAAAACTGACCTCACCCAGGACCTTGCCGTCCCGGCTGATGCGGCTCTTGCCGGCCTCGTCCGGCTTCTCGACGAGATAGGGACTTTCAAAGGCCGGCGCGGTATGCACCGGCACCATCACCGTCATGCCGTCGATCGTCAGCGCCTTGTGGTCGGAAGGACCGGCACCCCCCCGGCGGCTTTCGTGGCCGGCCTTCGGATCGACGAGCCTAGCGCCGTAGGATTGCAACTCGTTGATCAGCGTTTCGGTCGTCTGGGATCGCTGCAGCGTATCCATCAGGCTCACTCCCGGTTTTCTCGGAGGGATGTTCGGCGAAGGTGCGTGTCACCATCGGCGCGGTCGGGCGGTCGTCGAGTACGAGCGACAGCAGTTCCGGCCGGGCGTAATGGCCAACCGAATCCATCATGCGCTTGCGCTTGGTGATGAGGCTCATATCGAGATCGGCGACGAGAAGCCCCTCGCCTTCGGTGATCGGTGGTGCGAGATGCTTGCCTTCCGGCGAGATGATCGCCGTCATGCATCCGC
This window harbors:
- a CDS encoding MSMEG_0567/Sll0786 family nitrogen starvation N-acetyltransferase, whose translation is MMFEPIHAFRAAEYQVKFATCTWERERAHDLRRRVFCEEQGIFAGDDRDAIDARAIPIVALSMLGVVADDVVGTVRIHEEEPGLWWGSRLAVHADYRRVGALGATLIRLAVSSAHAMGCHTFLAHVQVQNEELFRRMHWESLEVVDLHGKPHLRMQADLAHYPPCSSPEAGFHALLRKAA
- a CDS encoding MSMEG_0568 family radical SAM protein, which translates into the protein MDTLQRSQTTETLINELQSYGARLVDPKAGHESRRGGAGPSDHKALTIDGMTVMVPVHTAPAFESPYLVEKPDEAGKSRISRDGKVLGEVSFPLRPRFYDLSTADGIPYSQIAVLHGRDVLATTVLQTCIRYQSRTKTCQFCAIGQSLAAGRTIAHKTPGQLAEVAKAAVELDGVKHMVMTTGTPKGDDRGAAVLAESAAAIKAAVDLPIQGQCEPPEDDAWFGRMRDAGIDALGMHLEAVTPEVRARIMPGKAQVPISKYMSAFEAAVEVFGRGQVSTYILAGLGDTREAILDISERLVAIGVYPFVVPFVPISGTPLESHPSPAPEFMHQILKPLSGMLVAAGLKSTDIKAGCGKCGACSALSTYERKLTA